The sequence below is a genomic window from Polyangiaceae bacterium.
CGAGCTGATCGCCTTCTCCCGGGAAGAGCTCGAACACTTCCACATCATGTATCGCGTCCTGCGCGATCGCGGCCTCACCTTCGCCAACGACTACCAGGATGAATACGTCGGTGCCTTGCGCAGGCTCGTGCGCACGGGGCGCGAGGAGCGGTTGCTCGACATGCTGGTGCTGGCAGGGGTCGTTGAGGCGCGCGGCTGTGAGCGCATGGGGCTGGTGCGAGACGCGTTGCCTGACGGAGAGCTCCAGCGCGTCTACGAAGAGCTGACGCGTGCGGAGGCGCGCCACCACGGACTGTTCTTCCGTTTGGCGCGCCTCTATTTTTCGGAGGCCCAGATAAGCGAGCGCTCGGAGTACTTCCTGGACCAGGAAGTGCGCATCATCGAAGCTCAGCCGCTCCTGCCGCGACTTCACTGACTCATGCAGTAGTCGTAGTGCTGCCAGCAGACATCCGGGGAGTCGGGGACGTAGCGCAAGCAGTCGTTGAGTTCCGCTTCACACTGATCCACCGGGGCAGGTGCCGGCGGATTGCAGGCGTCGAGTAAGGGCTCGCACACCTCGGGGGGCGCACCGTCGGCAAGGCAAAGCTCGAACTCTTGCTCACACGGAACTGGCTCGCAGCCACCGCCGCTCCCGGCGTACCCACCGTATCCTCCAGGATCACACGGCGCGCCGCCAACGCCAGCGCCGCCGCCCCAGCCTGGATCTCCCCCGGCGCTCCCGCCGGTACCGCAGCCGGTTCCGGCGTAGCCGCCATATCCTCCGGGATCACCACAGCCTCCGCCCCAACCTGGGTCACTACCGCCTGTTCCGTAGCCGCCCGAGCCGCCCCAGCCGGGATCGCTTCCGCCTGTTCCGTAGCCACCCGAACCGCCCCAGCCGGGATCGCTTCCGCCTGTTCCGTAGCCACCCGAGCCGCCCCAGCCGGGATCGCTTCCGCCTGTTCCGTAGCCACCCGAACCGCCCCAACCGGGATCCCCGGCGTCACCTCCGCTGCACTCGCCGCCTGCAGGCGCGCCGCCCGTCGCGTAGCCTCCGCCCGTTGAGTAGCCTCCGGCCCCAGCGGTCCCAGGCATGCCTCCGGTCGCGTAGCCGCCACCGGATCCCGCTTCGGCGGCCTGGCCGGCTCCGCCAGTGTCTTCGTCGACCTGATTGCAACCAACGGCACACAGCAGCATCACACCCATGGCAACTCGTCGCATACACCTCTCCTGTAGCTTCGCTAGCGAAGCATTCGCGTTGGACACGTATTAGTTGTTACCGCGCGGCAAAGCGCGGGGTTCGCAAACCATCCCATCCCGCGCGCACCGAGTGCGGCGACGGGTTTTCAAAGCATGTGGCTAGCAGCGGACCAAAGTGATCAACCGGAATTGCTCACTTTTTCAAAGCCCCTGAAAGTGACGGACGGAACCCGACAAAAACCGCTGGTTCTGCGATGGATCAGTGAACCCGGGCTTCTACACCGGCGTACAGCGCAACCTCATCGTCGTCCCAGCGCAATGCCAGGACGTCCCGCGTATCGGCGCTGCCGGCGACCTCGGAGGACGAGGTCGTCAGGATCCACTGCACGCCAGGCAGGGCCGCGCGCAGGGCCGGCAGGAGACGCGCCTGAGTGCCTCGGTCCTGGTGCAAATCGACATCGTCGATGCATACGACGCCTTCGCTGACTCGAGGATCACTACCGGTGTACGCGGCCCAGAGCGCTCGCGTTGGCAGCGCGGCGAACGCCACCAGGTGGCGCGCCTGATTGGGCAGTGAGTCGAAGCTCAAGCGTTGCCCAGTGGGCGACGAGAACATCGGCTCGAAGCTGAGCGGATCGAGACCGTGATACATGTGTCCCGTCAGGCTCACCAACGTGTTCACGGCAGTGCGCATCGCTGCGCCGAGAATTTCGAGCTTCGGGACCGCCGCGCGTGAGCTACTCGAGCGTTGCAGCGCGGAACCAATCTCCGCGTAGGCGAGGGACTGCTTCGTCTCCCGAGAAAGATCGCTGCGGGTAGCGTCGTCCAAGCTGTGGGGCGTGCGCACGTCATAGCGGCCCACCCCACGAACAGGGGACGTCAGGACCAGTGGCTGGCGAGAGAACCAGCGAGTGCTGGCGAACGCGAGGAAGACGAAGCCGCGGTCTTTGGCGAGCTTGTCAAAGAGCGCTTGCTCACGTCGCCTGAGCAGCTCCGCTTCGGCGTCGAGGAGCACCGTGCCTCCAGGGGAGGCGATGCGCAACGCGTGGGGGCGCTCTGGATCGTCGTCGCCGAGCCGCCAGTCAGCATTCACCCATGGTAAATCGCCCTCCGAGCGTTGTGACGTGGTTGCGCTCTTCGGTTGCGCGATGGCATAGCCTGGCCGCGTGGAGCCGATGGCGTGGACGACGGTCGTCTTGCCTACTCCAGAGGCGCCGTAGAGCACCGTCAGCATGCGCGGTTCTCCGCCATCGTCCACGAACGGCAGGACGATGTCGCGAAAGGGTATCAGCCCCGCGATGCGCAGCCCGATCAGGTGCATTCCGAGCGAGTCTACCAGACCCAGCGAGCGCGCCGAATGCCCTACGCTAGTCGGAGTTTTCCGCTGAGTTTCAGTTCGACCCGGTCGGCCACCACCATCAGTCCCAGGGGTGCCTTCACCTTTGGCACCCCGAGCTTGCTGAGGGACGCTTCACCCCGTCCGTTGATCTCCAAGACGCCGTCTTTCGTGGTGGCGCTGACATTCACGCGCAAGGTTGTGCTCGCGCCCTCGACCTCCGCCAAGACCACGCTATCGGCGGAACGGCGCTCAGCCGTGAGCTTCATGCGAATGTGAGAACCGAACGCTTCCCGCAGCTTGTCTCGGCTCTTGTCCCCGATCTGACGCGCGTCCGAGTTGCTCAACTCTGCGGGGCGTCGGCTCTTGTTGCGATACAGGGCGTGGGCCACGAACGCCGCGACGGGGATTTCTACGCTGCCACTGAGTGACTCAGGGGCCTCTGGGTCCACGTCAGCGGACACGTTCAGCTCCCCACAGCGAATGCTGACGTCGTAGGCCATGCGCGCCCCGATCCCCTCGCTGAACGTGTCAACGACCAGCTCCAAATCCCCCGGTCCGGCTTCATAGTGCGGCATAGGGGCAACATTGCAGCGGCTCGCTCGCCGCCTCGCAAGGCCTTTTGCCAACGGGGTGTCAGGAGCCTCCCCCGACATCGGGTCCGCGGCTGGATCCACTGGCCCCAGAGCGCCATGCTGCTGCCATGAGCCGCCCAGCGCCGCCTTCCGCTGCTCGCAGCCGATCCCTCGAGCAGTTTCATCCAGCGGTGCGCGCCTGGTTCAGCCGTGCGCTGGGTGAGCCGAGCGCGCCGCAGCGCGCGGGCTGGCCTCTGATTGCTTCACGAGAGCACACACTCATCGCAGCTCCCACGGGTTCCGGTAAGACCCTGGCAGCCTTCCTCTCGGCATTGAACGAGCTGATCGAGCTGGGGCTCGAGTCGCAGCTCGAAGAGCGCTGCTATGTGCTCTACGTCTCGCCGTTGAAAGCGCTGAGCAACGACGTTGAGAAGAACTTGCAAGTTCCCCTGGAGGGGATCCGTGAGGAACTAAAAGCCCAAGGGCTGCCCGACGTGGCCTTACGTGTCAGTGTGCGTACCGGCGACACCGCGTCGAGCGAGCGGGCTCGTATGCTGAAGAAGCCGCCGCATGTGCTGGTGACGACCCCGGAGTCGCTCTACATCCTGCTCACGAGTCGCGGTGGTCGCGAGCTGCTCAAAGGCGTACGCACGCTGATCGTCGACGAGATCCACGCCCTGGTGCGCGACAAACGCGGAAGTCACTTGGCCCTCAGCATCGAGCGCCTCGAAGCACTCGCCCCAGGCTTCGTGCGCGTCGGGTTGTCAGCCACGCAGAAGCCCATCGAACGCGTCGCGGATTTTTTGGGGGGAGAGGAGAGCCGCGGCCGCCCCCGAGCAGTTCATATCGTGGATACCGGGCACAAGCGGCACCTGGACCTGGCGATCGAGGTGCCTCCGAGTCCCCTCGAGGCCGTGATGGCGGGGGAGGTCTGGGAAGAGATCTACGATCGCGTCGCAGAGCTGATTCGAGAGCACAAGACGACGCTCGTCTTCGTCAATACGCGGCGGGTCGCCGAACGGGTGACTCGACACCTCGCGACGCGCCTGGGCGAAGAGAAGGTGACCTCTCACCACGGGTCACTCTCTCGCGAACAGCGTTTTCGCGCGGAACAGCGGCTCAAGTCGGGAGAGCTAGCGGCGCTGGTTGCGACCGCGAGCCTCGAGCTCGGCATTGACGTGGGCGCGGTGGAACTCGTGTGTCAGCTGGGGTCGACCCGTAGCATCGCGACGTTGCTCCAGCGTGTCGGCCGCGCAGGGCATAGCCTGGGCGGAGTGCCGAAGGGCCGTGTTTTTCCGCTGTCGCGGGATGAGCTGGTCGAGCAAGTAGCGCTGCTTCACGCGTTCGAGCGTGGCGAGCTCGACCAGGTGCAGATCCCCGAGGCGCCGCTGGATATCCTCGCCCAACAGCTGGTTGCCGCGGTGGCGGCAGAAGAAGAGTGGCAGAGCGATGCGTTGTTCGACCTGGTGCGCCGCGCCCATCCCTACCGGGAGCTCTCGCGGGAGGTCTTCGATGGCATCTTGGAGATGCTCGCTGATGGGTTCACCACCCGGCGCGGGCGTCGTGGCGCCCACCTGCACTACGACCGAGTCGGTGAGCTGCTCAAGCCGCGACGTGGCGCGCGCCTGACGGCGATGACCAATGGCGGCGCGATCCCCGACACCTTTGACTATGAAGTCGTTGCCGACCCGGGCGGATACTTCGTGGGTACGATCAACGAGGACTTCGCCATCGAGAGCATGGCTGGGGATATTTTCCAGCTGGGAAATGCTTCTTGGCGCATCATCAAGGTCGAGCCAGGCAGAGTGCGCGTCGAAGACGCGCGAGGGTTGCCCCCGAGCATTCCTTTCTGGCTCGGCGAGGCACCGGCACGCACCGACGAGCTCTCCGTGGCCGTCAGTCGACTTCGCAGCGAGGTGGATGAGGCCCTAAGCGCCGTGCCTGCTCCGCCGACCAGCGCAGAGTTGGACGCCCTGGCGGAGCACTACACGAGCGCTGGCGTCCCGAAAGCCGCCGCGAGCCAGTTCATCGAGTACCTGGCGGCGGCGCAACAGGCCCTCGGTTGTCTACCCACCCAAGACACGCTCGTGCTGGAGCGCTTCTTCGATGAGAGCGGTGGGATGCAGCTCGTGCTCCATGCACCGTTCGGCGGACGCGTGAATCGGGCCTGGGGGCTGAGTCTGCGCAAGCGCTTCTGTCAGCGCTTCAACTTCGAGCTCCAGGCTGCGGCGACCGAGGACGCGCTCATCCTCTCCCTGGGCCCGACCCACTCGTTTCCGCTCGAAGAGGTGTTCCGCTACCTGCACCCGAACACGGTGCGTCCACTGCTGATTCAGGCGTTGCTCGTCGCGCCGATGTTCGAAACCCGCTGGCGCTGGAATGCCACGCGCTCCCTCGCGATATCGCGTTTCCGTGGGGGAACTCGGGTCCCGCCGCGCCTGCAGCGCATGAACGCTGCTGACCTGCTGACGCTGGTCTTCCCTGACCAGGTCGCTTGCCAAGAAAACCTGGAGGGACCGCGTGAGGTTCCAGAACACCCCCTGGTCCAGCAGACCGTGAACGACTGTCTAGTCGAGGCCATGGATGTGACCGCGTTCGAGAGCGTGCTGGCCGCCGTCGTCGGCGGAGAAAAGCGGCTCGTTGCTCGGGACCTGACCGAGCCGTCGCCGCTTTCGCTCGAGATCTTGAGTGCCCGGCCCTACGCCTTTCTTGACGATGCACCCCTCGAGGAGCGCCGCACCCAAGCTGTTTCCGCGCGGCGTTGGTTGTCACCTTCCCAGGCCAGCGAGCTTGGCGCGTTGGATCCCGAGGCGATTGTTCGCGTGCAAGAGGAGGCCTGGCCCACGGTGCGCGACCAGGACGAACTCGCGGACGCCCTGCAGGTTTTGGGCGTGATCAGCACAGAGAGGGCGAACGCCCTTGGCTGGCGTGCAGGCCTCGAGCAACTGGCTCAGGGGGGGCGCGTCACGCTACTCACCACGAAGGCTGGGCGAGGCGTTTGGGTCGCCATCGAGCGCTTGGTGGAGCTGCGCCAAGTCTACACCGGAGCGTCTGAGGCGCCCACGGTAACGATCCCGGCGAAGCTCGTGCCTCAATTGCTCCTTGGCCCGGAGGAAGTGTTGGTCGAGTTGGTGCGCGGGCAGGTGGAGTGTCGTGGGCCGATCCGCGCGGCACAGCTCGCGGACGAACTGGCCTTGCCCGCGGATAGCGTCGAGCTCGCGCTGGTCACCTTGGAGACCGAGGGCTTCGTCCTGCGTGGGTCGTTCAGCGCGCGCGTCGGGTCGCGCAGTTCAGCGTCCGCTGAGGCTACGGAGTGGTGCGAGCGCGGACTCCTCGCGCGCATTCATCGCTACACCCTCGCGCGCTTGCGCAGCGAAATCGAGCCGGTGCAGCAAACGGATTTCATGCGCTTCTTGTTGCGCTGGCAACGGGTGGAGCCGGGGCATCAAGGTTCCGGCCCGGACGCTCTGGCTCAGGTGCTCGATCAGCTGGAGGGCTTTGAGGCGCCAGCTGCGGCGTGGGAGCAGGAGATCCTCCCTGCACGGATCGCTGACTACGACCCTGCGTGGCTCGATCTGCTTTGTCTCTCGGGACGCGTCACCTGGCTGCGGCGAACGCCGCCTCAGTCGACGAGCTCCCGGCGCGGCAAGCCCGCCCCCGTGCGCGCCACCCCCATTGCGCTCGTGAGTCGCACCAACCTCTCGGTGTGGTGCGTCCGCGGCGAGCCCGGTGGCGATGAGCTCCCCGAGCTTTCTCCCGCCGCGGCGCGGGTTCGGCAGGTGCTGAGCGCGGCGGGCGCCTGCTTCTTCATGGATCTAATGGGTCGGAGTGGTCTCCTGCGAACTCAGGTCGAAGAAGGGCTAGCTGAGCTGGTCGCGCTTGGCTTGGCCAACAGCGACAGCTTCGCCGGTCTCCGCGCGCTGATCGTGCCCACTGCCCAGCGCGGTCAGCTTCATCGTCGTCACGGGCGCCGCGCTGGGCAGGGCATGGAACTCGGTGGTCGCTGGTCGCTCTTCGACGCCCCCGATGCGGACAACGCGGCTGCGGACACTGATGCCGCGTGGAATCAAACCGAGCAGGTCGCGCGCCGCCTCCTGGTACGCTGGGGTGTCGTGTTTCGCAAGCTGGCAGAGCGCGAAGCCGGTCTGCCACCCTGGCGGGATCTGGTGCGAGTGCTGCGGCGCTTGGAAGCTCGAGGTGAGATCCGCGGCGGACGCTTCGTGGCAGGGTTCTCTGGGGAGCAGTACGCGTTGCCCGAGGCGGTTAGCCAGCTCCGCGCCCTGCGTCGTGAGGTCAGCGAGCCCACGCTGGTCTCTATCAGCGCCGCTGACCCGCTCAACCTGCGGGGACTGACGGTCGCTGGAGAGCGAGTACCTGCACTTCTCACTAACCGCTTGTGTTTCCGCGCTGGAGAGATCGTTGGCACGAAACAGGGGCGAGCGATTCAAGTCCTCGAAGAAGAGCAGAGCTGGATCATCCGGCAAACCCTGGTGCGAACCGGCGCCCTCGCCAGTAAATCCGCCGATGCGCGCTTGGGCTGGAGGGGCAACCGCTCCCAGTCCACGCACTGACCATTGACTACGGGTCGGGTTGGTTCGACACACCAGTTCGGGAGTATGACTCAGCAGCCTGACAGCCAAGCCCCGCTGCAATCCGAGTATTCGATCGGAGTGACGTCTCGCCTGACCGGCATCACGCCGGACAAGCTACGGATTTGGGAGCGCAGGTACGGCTTCCCGGTGCCCAGCCGCACGCCGAGTGGTGCACGGGTCTACTCGGACGCCGACGTGGCGAGGCTCATCTTGATCCGGCGCGCCATGGACGCTGGAGCCCGCGCTGGTGAGGCGGTGCAGATGAGCGAAGGCGAGCTCAAGGCACTCCTTCAACGCAGCGCTGGCGGTTCTCGGGCGAGTGTCTCGCGCCTGCCGCCCCCGGAACTCGATACGGTGATTTCCCGCCTCAAGCAGGAGGACGTGGACTTTCTACGGGACGCTCTGGCCGACGCCGCCGATGGCCTCGGCGCCGAGCGTTTCGCCACGGAATATGCCGCCCCTCTGATCGCGCGCGTAGGCGCCTTGTGGGAGGCAGGGGCGCTCGCGGTGCGTCACGAGCATCTGTTTAGCCAACAGCTGACCTCACGCTGCCGACAGCTGTTGTTCGACACCGAGAACGATAGCGGTCCGGTGCTGTTGCTTGCGACGCTGCCCGACGAACAGCACGGACTTGGGCTGGAGCTGGTCAGCCTGGTCGCCGCCGCGCGTGGAGTTCGGCCGCGCATCGTCGGGGTGAACACCCCAGTCGAAGACATCATCGAGGCTGCGGCGGGCATGCGCGCTCATGCCGTGGGGCTCTCCGTGGCCCTCGGCTATGACCTAGAGCGAGCGAAGTCAGCCATTCAGGTGCTGCTCGATCGCCTTCCACGCTTCAGCGCGCTCTGGGTCGGTGGTGCCGAAGCCCCAGCGTTGCGCTTCGAGGACTCGCGCTACGCCGTGGTTACCGACTGGAAGTCGCTGACGTCGTTGCTTGACGTGCTCCGTCTCCAGCACGGCTAGTGTCCTGTCTCCGGAGTTCGCAGAACGCCGGTCGGAGGGTTTGTCCATGGTTTGTCCAGGGCTGGAAACCGTTGCGTCATCGCGGTGGTGAAGAATTCTGTGTGAAATCAGGTATTTGAACGTGTTCCGCTGCGTTGGACAGATGCTAGACAAATCTTGGACAAAATCAGACAAATGACATTGACAAACTTTTGTCTTGGACAATGATCAGGGGGCGCAACGCACCGCGCATCGCCAGGAGCCTGCCCCATGTTTCGAGACCCCGTTGTCAGTCGCTATGACGCCCTCGCCACCTCATTCCCAAGCCTGTCGCGCGAAGACGAACTCGAGCTCGCTTGGGCTTGGAAGAACGACCGCGACCCACGGGCGCGGGAGCGCCTAGTTGGTTCTCAGCTGCGCGCCGTGACCGCCATCGCGCGGAAGCTGCGGGCGTACGGCGTGCCCCTTGCGGATCTCATGGCCGAGGGCAATGTGGGTCTGCTGCAAGCGTTGGACAAATTCGAGCCGGAGCTAGGCTACCGCTTCGGCACCTACGCGGCGTTCTGGATTCGCGCCCGAATGATCAACCACGTGCTCGCGACTTGGAGCATCGTGCAGACGCGCAGCGGCGTGATGCGCAGCCGCATGTTCTTCAAGCTGCGTCGGGAGCGTTCGCGCCTGCAGGCGAAGCTCGGCGACCCGGAACTCGTCAAGCAAGAGCTGGCCAAGCAGTTCGACCTCAGCGACGACGCGGTGCAGGCCATGTTGCAGCGCCTCGACGCGGGCGATGTCTCCTTGGATCGTAGCGTTCGCGAGGACGCCTCGCCGATGGTCGAGCAGATGGAGGCAGACGCCGAGAGTCAGGAGTCCACGCTGATGCGGGAGCAGCGGCAGCGACTGGTTCGCGAGGTCGTGGAGCGCGCTTTGAAAGATCTGGACGCTCGGGAGCGTCGCATCGTCCGCGAACGACTGATGGCTGAAGACGGAGAGGCCTTGAGCCTGGCCGAGCTTGGACGGCGCATGGGCATCAGCCGAGAGCGCGCTCGCCAGCTCGAGAGCCGCGCCCGCAAGAAGCTCGCTGAGTCGCTCAGCAGTCAAGCGGCCCATGTCGCCGCAGCCTGACGCGGAGTACCTGGCGACTCTCTTGGTTGGGGGTGAGGACCTGCGATTGGCCTCACCCCAAAATTCGTATGTGGCGTTCGATCAGGTATCCGCGTCTCGAGTGGGGACGCAGCGTTCAACCCATACGATGTTCGATCTCTGGTTCCGCTTGGAAAAAGCGATTGCGATCAGGATCGTTAAAGGCCTGGTAGTCGATGAGCCACGGCGTGATTTCGCTGGCGCCGTTCTTTAGACGAAGCGTCATCGCCTTTGGGGTCACCGAGCGATAGCTGCTCTCCCTCGGCAGATCATGGTTGTCGTGTCCGCCAGCGGAGAAGAGCGAGATCAAGAGCTGGTTCTCGTCGTCGTAGATGCGCTTGAACCCTTCGTCGAACTTCTCATGTCCGCGAACCAGCGTGTGGCAGCCCATGCGCTGCAGGAACGCCTGTGACTGCAAGCGACCGAAGGGGAACCGCGCCGACTGTTCTTGCAGTGATGCCGGGATGACGTCAGCGCTCGATGGATCGCTCCACATCATCTGAAAGCGTATATCCCACTCGTTGAGACTCGAGAGGTCTGTGTACTTCTCTTTGAGCAGTAGATCCCGAGGGATGCCGCCGTGCACGAACAGGAAGCGGTCGAAGAACAGCATGTTCGGCATCGCATCGAACAGCTTCATGTAGTGCTGGAACACCTCCGCCGGGACGTGCGGCTTCAGCGTGTTGATTGCCTCTGCGGGCTTCACCCCTCCGTACACCTTGCCTTGGTGCTCGAAGTAGTACTCGTGGTTGCCGCGAAGCACGTAGACGTGCTCGGGCGCCGTAGAAAACACCTGCAATACGGAGCGCAGCACGCCCTGATAGCTGAACATGCCACGATCGATGTAGTCACCCAGCAACACCAGGATGGGGTAGGTGGAATTGTCCGGATCCGCGCGGTAATGCCCCACCTTCGTGAAGAAGTCGGACTGCATCAGCACGCCCTTCAGGCAGCTGTAACAACCGTGCAAGTCACCGACCACCGTGAGCTCGTAGTCGACGTTCTGCTTGGCCGGGTGGATGTACACATGGGAGTCGAGGAATGGATCCTGACCCGAAAACTCCTGGACCTGCTTCTTTCCCGTCAGCTTGCCGGAGCCCCGCGCGCGTTGGTCTTCGAAGAGGCCGATCACCCGGTCGAGCAGCTCGCGATCGGCTTTGATTTGTTTCAGTAGCTTGCCGGGGTCCTTGCTGTAGTGGTGCTCGAACTGCTCGAAGAAGGGGTGATTGTCCTGTGCCAGCTCGAGCTTCTTCGTTTCTCCGATGCTGACCTGGATGCGGTTGTCCTCGTCATCCAGCAGCTCGACCTCGAGGTCTTCCTCGAGCAAGTGGGCCAGTTCCCCGCGGAACTTAAGCTCGGCTGGGTGGACCTGGCCATCCGCGTGGATGAGCTCATCGATGGTGTCCATCAGCTGTTCTTGGTTCTTCTCGTCGAATGACTTGAAGATCTCGAAGCAGCGGAGCTTCAGCTTCGAGTGGACGAACTGATCTTGGTTCTCGCCGTCGGCCACTGCCTCGGTGAAGAGTTCCTTCACCTGACGGTCGATGCCCTCAAAAACCTCGTGGAAATGCTTGGTGTACTTCCCGATGAGCTCGCCACGCAGCTTCGCGTCGTCCTTGGCCACGGCGCCGTCCACACGGTGCTCCACCAACTTCTTGATGTAGTCGCGTACGAACGTCTTCTCCGCGTCATCGAAGTCGCCGTCGATGTAACCGAAGGTCGTCAGGTAGAAGAT
It includes:
- a CDS encoding tRNA-(ms[2]io[6]A)-hydroxylase codes for the protein MFDLRRASRPEWLSTVLGDLNSFLVDHAACERKASALGMSFVVRYPDRHEMLDELIAFSREELEHFHIMYRVLRDRGLTFANDYQDEYVGALRRLVRTGREERLLDMLVLAGVVEARGCERMGLVRDALPDGELQRVYEELTRAEARHHGLFFRLARLYFSEAQISERSEYFLDQEVRIIEAQPLLPRLH
- a CDS encoding sigma-70 family RNA polymerase sigma factor, which produces MFRDPVVSRYDALATSFPSLSREDELELAWAWKNDRDPRARERLVGSQLRAVTAIARKLRAYGVPLADLMAEGNVGLLQALDKFEPELGYRFGTYAAFWIRARMINHVLATWSIVQTRSGVMRSRMFFKLRRERSRLQAKLGDPELVKQELAKQFDLSDDAVQAMLQRLDAGDVSLDRSVREDASPMVEQMEADAESQESTLMREQRQRLVREVVERALKDLDARERRIVRERLMAEDGEALSLAELGRRMGISRERARQLESRARKKLAESLSSQAAHVAAA
- a CDS encoding serine/threonine protein phosphatase, producing MLTFSQDGPTAERQMRAVIFYLTTFGYIDGDFDDAEKTFVRDYIKKLVEHRVDGAVAKDDAKLRGELIGKYTKHFHEVFEGIDRQVKELFTEAVADGENQDQFVHSKLKLRCFEIFKSFDEKNQEQLMDTIDELIHADGQVHPAELKFRGELAHLLEEDLEVELLDDEDNRIQVSIGETKKLELAQDNHPFFEQFEHHYSKDPGKLLKQIKADRELLDRVIGLFEDQRARGSGKLTGKKQVQEFSGQDPFLDSHVYIHPAKQNVDYELTVVGDLHGCYSCLKGVLMQSDFFTKVGHYRADPDNSTYPILVLLGDYIDRGMFSYQGVLRSVLQVFSTAPEHVYVLRGNHEYYFEHQGKVYGGVKPAEAINTLKPHVPAEVFQHYMKLFDAMPNMLFFDRFLFVHGGIPRDLLLKEKYTDLSSLNEWDIRFQMMWSDPSSADVIPASLQEQSARFPFGRLQSQAFLQRMGCHTLVRGHEKFDEGFKRIYDDENQLLISLFSAGGHDNHDLPRESSYRSVTPKAMTLRLKNGASEITPWLIDYQAFNDPDRNRFFQAEPEIEHRMG
- a CDS encoding MerR family transcriptional regulator, whose protein sequence is MTQQPDSQAPLQSEYSIGVTSRLTGITPDKLRIWERRYGFPVPSRTPSGARVYSDADVARLILIRRAMDAGARAGEAVQMSEGELKALLQRSAGGSRASVSRLPPPELDTVISRLKQEDVDFLRDALADAADGLGAERFATEYAAPLIARVGALWEAGALAVRHEHLFSQQLTSRCRQLLFDTENDSGPVLLLATLPDEQHGLGLELVSLVAAARGVRPRIVGVNTPVEDIIEAAAGMRAHAVGLSVALGYDLERAKSAIQVLLDRLPRFSALWVGGAEAPALRFEDSRYAVVTDWKSLTSLLDVLRLQHG
- a CDS encoding DEAD/DEAH box helicase — its product is MSRPAPPSAARSRSLEQFHPAVRAWFSRALGEPSAPQRAGWPLIASREHTLIAAPTGSGKTLAAFLSALNELIELGLESQLEERCYVLYVSPLKALSNDVEKNLQVPLEGIREELKAQGLPDVALRVSVRTGDTASSERARMLKKPPHVLVTTPESLYILLTSRGGRELLKGVRTLIVDEIHALVRDKRGSHLALSIERLEALAPGFVRVGLSATQKPIERVADFLGGEESRGRPRAVHIVDTGHKRHLDLAIEVPPSPLEAVMAGEVWEEIYDRVAELIREHKTTLVFVNTRRVAERVTRHLATRLGEEKVTSHHGSLSREQRFRAEQRLKSGELAALVATASLELGIDVGAVELVCQLGSTRSIATLLQRVGRAGHSLGGVPKGRVFPLSRDELVEQVALLHAFERGELDQVQIPEAPLDILAQQLVAAVAAEEEWQSDALFDLVRRAHPYRELSREVFDGILEMLADGFTTRRGRRGAHLHYDRVGELLKPRRGARLTAMTNGGAIPDTFDYEVVADPGGYFVGTINEDFAIESMAGDIFQLGNASWRIIKVEPGRVRVEDARGLPPSIPFWLGEAPARTDELSVAVSRLRSEVDEALSAVPAPPTSAELDALAEHYTSAGVPKAAASQFIEYLAAAQQALGCLPTQDTLVLERFFDESGGMQLVLHAPFGGRVNRAWGLSLRKRFCQRFNFELQAAATEDALILSLGPTHSFPLEEVFRYLHPNTVRPLLIQALLVAPMFETRWRWNATRSLAISRFRGGTRVPPRLQRMNAADLLTLVFPDQVACQENLEGPREVPEHPLVQQTVNDCLVEAMDVTAFESVLAAVVGGEKRLVARDLTEPSPLSLEILSARPYAFLDDAPLEERRTQAVSARRWLSPSQASELGALDPEAIVRVQEEAWPTVRDQDELADALQVLGVISTERANALGWRAGLEQLAQGGRVTLLTTKAGRGVWVAIERLVELRQVYTGASEAPTVTIPAKLVPQLLLGPEEVLVELVRGQVECRGPIRAAQLADELALPADSVELALVTLETEGFVLRGSFSARVGSRSSASAEATEWCERGLLARIHRYTLARLRSEIEPVQQTDFMRFLLRWQRVEPGHQGSGPDALAQVLDQLEGFEAPAAAWEQEILPARIADYDPAWLDLLCLSGRVTWLRRTPPQSTSSRRGKPAPVRATPIALVSRTNLSVWCVRGEPGGDELPELSPAAARVRQVLSAAGACFFMDLMGRSGLLRTQVEEGLAELVALGLANSDSFAGLRALIVPTAQRGQLHRRHGRRAGQGMELGGRWSLFDAPDADNAAADTDAAWNQTEQVARRLLVRWGVVFRKLAEREAGLPPWRDLVRVLRRLEARGEIRGGRFVAGFSGEQYALPEAVSQLRALRREVSEPTLVSISAADPLNLRGLTVAGERVPALLTNRLCFRAGEIVGTKQGRAIQVLEEEQSWIIRQTLVRTGALASKSADARLGWRGNRSQSTH